From one Equus asinus isolate D_3611 breed Donkey chromosome 5, EquAss-T2T_v2, whole genome shotgun sequence genomic stretch:
- the IPO13 gene encoding importin-13 has translation MERREEQPGAAGAGAAPALDFTVENVEKALHQLYYDPNIENKNLAQKWLMQAQVSPQAWHFSWQLLQPDKVPEIQYFGASALHIKISRYWSDIPTDQYESLKAQLFSQITHFASGSKIVLTRLCVALASLALSMMPDAWPCAVADMVRLFQAEDSPVDGQGRCLALLELLTVLPEEFQTSRLPQYRKSLVRASLAVECGAVFPLLEQLLQQPSSPSCVRQKVLKCFSSWVQLEVPLQDCEALIQAAFAALQDSELFDSSVEAIVNAISQPDAQRYVNTLLKLIPLVLGLQDQLRQAVQNGDMETSHGICRIAVALGENHSRALLDQVEHWQSFLALVNMIMFCTGIPGHYPVNETTSSLTLTFWYTLQDDILSFEAEKQAVYQQVYRPVYFQLVDVLLHKAQFPSDEEYGFWSSDEKEQFRIYRVDISDTLMYVYEMLGAELLSNLYEKLGRLLTSSEEPYSWQHTEALLYGFQSIAETIDVNYSDVVPGLIGLIPRISISNVQLADTVMFTIGALSEWLADHPVMINSVLPLVLHALGNPELSVSSVSTLKKICRECKYDLPPYAANIVAVSQDVLMKQIHKTSQCMWLMQALGFLLSALQVEEILKNLHSLISPYIQQLEKLAEEMPNPSNKLAIVHILGLLSNLFTTLDVSHHEDDHEGSELRKLPVPQGPNPVVVVLQQVFQLIQKVLSKWLNDAQVVEAVCAIFEKSVKTLLDDFAPMVPQLCEMLGRMYSTIPQASALDLTRQLVHIFAHEPAHFPPIEALFLLVTSVTLTLFQQGPRDHPDIVDSFMQLLAQALKRKPDLFLCERLDVKAVFQCAVLALKFPEAPTVKASCGFFTELLPRCAEVEPVGKVVQEDGRMLLIAVLEAIGGQASRSLMDCFADILFALNKHCFSLLSMWIKEALQPPGFPSARLSPEQKDTFSQQILRERVNKRRVKEMVKEFTLLCRGLHGTDYTADY, from the exons ATGGAGCGGCGGGAGGAGCAGCCGGGGGCTGCAGGGGCTGGAGCAGCACCAGCCTTGGACTTCACTGTGGAGAACGTGGAGAAG GCGCTGCACCAGCTCTACTATGACCCCAACATTGAGAACAAGAACCTGGCTCAGAAGTGGCTGATGCAGGCCCAGGTCTCCCCACAGGCCTGGCACTTCAGCTGGCAGCTGCTGCAGCCTGACAAGGTGCCTGAGATCCAGTACTTTGGGGCCAGTGCCCTGCACATCAAGATCTCTCGCTACTGGAGTGACATCCCTACTGACCAGTATGAAAGTCTAAAGGCACAGCTCTTCTCTCAGATCACCCACTTTGCCAGTGGCTCCAAGATTGTGCTGACTCGGCTATGCGTGGCACTGGCCTCCCTGGCTCTCAGCATGATGCCTGATGCTTGGCCATGTGCCGTGGCTGATATGGTACGGCTCTTCCAGGCTGAGGACTCACCGGTGGATGGCCAGGGCCGCTGCCTGGCCCTGCTAGAGCTGCTGACAGTGCTGCCTGAGGAGTTCCAGACCAGCCGCCTGCCCCAATATCGCAAAAGCCTCGTGCGGGCCAGCCTGGCAGTGGAGTGTGGGGCTGTCTTCCCATTGCTGGAGcagctgctgcagcagcccagctcACCCAGCTGTGTGCGTCAGAAGGTGCTCAAGTGCTTCTCCAGCTGGGTGCAGCTGGAGGTACCACTGCAGGACTGTGAGGCACTCATTCAGGCTGCCTTCGCTGCTCTGCAGGACTCGGAGCTCTTTGACAGCAGCGTGGAGGCCATTGTCAATGCCATCTCACAGCCTGATGCCCAGAG GTATGTGAACACACTCCTGAAACTCATCCCGCTGGTGCTGGGACTGCAGGATCAACTGCGACAGGCAGTGCAGAATGGGGACATGGAGACCTCCCATGGCATCTGTCGTATTGCTGTGGCCCTGGGCGAGAACCATTCCCG ggccttgcTGGACCAAGTAGAGCACTGGCAGAGCTTCCTGGCTCTTGTCAACATGATCATGTTCTGCACGGGCATCCCTGGCCACTATCCTGTCAATGAGACCACCAGCTCCCTGACTCTCACCTTCTGGTACACGCTGCAG GATGACATTCTGTCCTTTGAGGCAGAGAAGCAGGCTGTATACCAGCAGGTGTACCGGCCAGTCTACTTCCAGCTGGTGGATGTGCTTCTGCACAAGGCCCAGTTCCCTTCTGATGAGGAATATGGATTCTGGTCCTCAGATGAGAAGGAGCAGTTCCGAATTTACAG GGTGGACATCTCAGACACGCTCATGTATGTCTATGAGATGCTGGGGGCCGAGCTGCTCAGCAACCTCTATGAAAAGCTGGGCCGTTTGCTCACCAGCTCAGAGGAGCCCTACTCCTGGCAG CACACAGAGGCCCTGCTCTATGGCTTCCAATCCATCGCAGAGACCATCGACGTCAACTATTCTGATGTGGTGCCCGGGCTTATTGGCCTCATCCCACGGATCAGCATCAGCAATGTGCAGCTGGCGGATACTGTCATGTTCACCATTG GAGCTCTGTCTGAATGGCTGGCTGACCACCCCGTCATGATCAACAGCGTTTTGCCCCTCGTACTGCATGCCCTAGGCAATCCtgagctctctgtctcttctgtgtCCACCCTCAAGAAGATCTGCCGAGAATGCAAGTACGACCTGCCACCCTATGCTGCCAACATCGTGGCTGTCTCCCAG GATGTGCTGATGAAACAGATCCACAAG ACGAGCCAGTGCATGTGGCTGATGCAGGCACTGGGCTTCCTCCTGTCAGCCCTGCAAGTGGAGGAGATCCTTAAGAACCTGCACTCGCTCATTTCACCCTATATCCAGCAGCTGGAGAAGCTAGCAGAAGAGATG CCTAATCCTTCCAACAAGCTGGCCATTGTCCACATCTTGGGGCTTCTCTCCAACCTCTTCACCACGCTGGATGTCAGTCATCATGAAGATGATCATGAAGGCTCTGAGCTCCGGAAGCTGCCAGTGCCACAGGGACCCAACCCC gttGTGGTGGTACTGCAGCAGGTCTTCCAGCTTATCCAGAAGGTGCTGAGCAAATGGCTGAATGATGCCCAGGTGGTGGAG GCGGTGTGCGCTATCTTCGAGAAGTCTGTTAAGACACTGCTGGATGACTTTGCCCCCATGGTGCCACAGCTGTGTGAGATGCTGGGTCGGATGTACAGCACCATCCCCCAGGCCTCAGCTCTTGACCTCACTCGACAG CTGGTCCACATCTTTGCTCATGAGCCTGCCCACTTTCCCCCAATCGAGGCTCTCTTCCTGCTCGTCACCTCCGTCACACTCACTCTCTTCCAGCAAG ggCCCAGGGATCATCCTGatattgttgattcatttatGCAACTCCTGGCACAG GCTCTGAAGCGGAAGCCAGATTTGTTCCTGTGTGAACGATTGGATGTCAAAGCTGTGTTCCAGTGTG CTGTGCTGGCCCTCAAGTTCCCCGAGGCACCTACTGTCAAGGCCTCCTGTGGCTTCTTT ACAGAGCTGCTGCCTCGGTGTGCGGAAGTAGAACCCGTGGGAAAGGTGGTACAGGAGGATGGCCGTATGCTGCTCATAGCAGTGCTGGAG GCCATTGGGGGCCAGGCCTCCCGCAGCCTCATGGACTGCTTTGCT
- the ARTN gene encoding artemin, producing MEPGCGGPSEPPHGPRPRRLPALWPTLAALALLSSVAEASLGPAPRSPATREGPAPVPAPPAGHLPGGRAARVCGGRARRPSPQPARPAPPPPAPSPAPSRGGRAARAGARGGRASRGSRARAAGARGCRLRSQLVPVRALGLGHRSDELVRFRFCSGSCRRARSPHDLSLASLLGAGALRPPPGSRPVSQPCCRPTRYEAVSFMDVNSTWRTVERLSATACGCLG from the exons ATGGAACCTGGATGTGGAGGCCCTTCTGAGCCGCCCCACGGGCCTCGGCCTAGGCGGCTG CCGGCCTTGTGGCCAACCCTGGCCGCTCTGGCCCTGCTGAGCAGCGTCGCCGAGGCCTCCCTGGGCCCCGCGCCCCGCAGCCCCGCCACCCGCGAAGGCCCCGCGCCCGTCCCGGCGCCCCCCGCCGGCCACCTGCCCG GGGGCCGCGCGGCCCGCGTATGCGGCGGAAGAGCCCGGCGGCCGTCGCCGCAGCCTGCCCggcccgcgcccccgccgcccgcgccctcGCCCGCGCCCTCCCGTGGGGGCCGCGCGGCGCGTGCCggggcccggggcggccgcgCGAGCCGGGGGAGCCGCGCGCGGGCCGCGGGGGCGCGGGGCTGCCGCCTGCGCTCGCAGCTGGTGCCGGTGCGCGCGCTCGGCCTGGGCCACCGCTCCGACGAGCTGGTGCGCTTCCGCTTCTGCAGCGGCTCCTGCCGCCGCGCGCGCTCCCCGCACGACCTCAGCCTGGCCAGCCTGCTGGGCGCCGGGGCCCTGCGGCCGCCCCCAGGCTCCCGGCCCGTCAGCCAGCCCTGCTGCCGACCCACGCGCTACGAGGCGGTCTCCTTCATGGACGTCAACAGCACCTGGAGGACCGTGGAGCGCCTGTCAGCCACCGCCTGCGGTTGCCTGGGCTGA